GACCCACGCGATCGCCCCGACGACGTTCCACGCGAGGAACCGCGCGTAGGTCATCGTGCCGATCCCGGCGACGAACGGCGCGAACGTGCGCACGATCGGGACGAAGCGGGCGAGGAAGATCGTCTTCCCGCCGTGGCGCGCGTAGAACTCCTGCGTGCGCACCAGGTGCCGGTGCTTGAGGAACCAGCGGTCGACCGAGAAGGCGCGCGGCCCGACCTTGTTCCCGATCCAGTAGTTGGCGGTGTCGCCCAGGATCGCGGCGACGGCGAGGAGCACGAACAACAACCGGACGTCGAGCCCGCCGATCGCGGCCAGCGCCCCCGCCGCGAAGAGCAGGGAGTCGCCCGGGAGAAACGGGGTGACGACGACCCCCGTCTCGAGGA
This genomic window from Candidatus Polarisedimenticolaceae bacterium contains:
- a CDS encoding DedA family protein; this translates as MLETFLDLFLHLDKHLAELIRDYGAWTYAILFSIVFLETGVVVTPFLPGDSLLFAAGALAAIGGLDVRLLFVLLAVAAILGDTANYWIGNKVGPRAFSVDRWFLKHRHLVRTQEFYARHGGKTIFLARFVPIVRTFAPFVAGIGTMTYARFLAWNVVGAIAWVGGCLGAGYLFGNIPVVKENFTFVILGIVFVSVLPIAFEWLRHRSARGSAPQR